From Acidovorax sp. 1608163:
CAGCTCGCGCACCAGGGCGCAGAAGTCGTCGGAGCTGCTCGGGTCCAGCCCGGCGGTGGGCTCGTCGAGCAGCAACAGGGGCGGGTCCATGATGAGGGCGCGGGCCAGGGCCACGCGCTTGACCATGCCGCCCGACAGATCAGCCGGCATGCGGGTGGCGTGCTCGGGCTTGAGGCCCACCATCTGCAGCTTGACGAGGGCGGCGGCGCGCACGAGTTCTTCGGGCAGGGTGCCTTGCTCGCGCAGGGCAAACGCGACGTTGTCGAGCACGTTGAAGGCCGAGAACAGCGCGCCGTGCTGGAACAGCATGCCCACGCGGCTGGCGGCGCCTTCGCGCCCCATTTCAGACGCGGGGCGGCCCAGCACGGTGACGCTGCCGCGCGTGGGCCGGGCCAGGCCCAGTATTTGGCGCAGCAGCACGGTTTTGCCGGTGCCCGAGCCCCCGACGAGCGAGAGCATCTCGCCGCGCTGCACGATGAACTCCAAGTCTTGGTGCACGGCAAAGGCTTCGCTGCCTTTGCCAAACACGCTCCACAGGCCTTTGGCTTCAACGATGGGCCGTTCGTGGACAGGTGTGTGGGCGGGCACGAAGAGGGGTTTCGGACTGGGGGCGGAAGACGGGGGGTGCAGAGCAGCGGTCATGGCTCAGATCCCCACGTTGCGGAAAGCGACGGCAAAGAGCGCATCGACGATGATGACCATGGTGATGGAGGTGACGACCGAAGCGGTGGTGCCTTCGCCCAGGCTTTGGGTGTTGGGCTTGACGCGCAGGCCCCAGTGGCAGCCGATGAGGGCGATGAGTCCTCCGAACACCACCGACTTGGCCATGGCCAGCGTGAGGTTGCCTACCTTCACAGCCGCAGGCAGGGCCTGCACAAAGTACGACGAAGAGATGCCCAGCGTGATGTCAGCCGCCAGCATGCCCCCGGCCAGCGCGGCCAGCGTGGTCCACACGCTGATGAGCGGCATGGCCAGCGCCAGGGCGATGGTGCGGGGCATGACGAGCCGAAAGCCGTGCGGGATGCCCATGACGCGCATGGCGTCCAGCTCTTCGGTCACGCGCATCACGCCAATCTGCGCGGTGATGGACGAGCCCGAGCGCCCCGCCACCAGGATGGCCGCCAGCATGGGCCCCAGCTCGCGGATGAGAGAGATGCCCAGGATGTTGACGATGAACGATTCGGCCCCGAACTGGCGCAGCTGCAGGCTCATCAGGTAGGCCAGCACCACGCCAATCAAAAAGCCCACCAGCGCGGTGATGGGCAGCGCCGTGGCGCCCATGCGGTAGAGGTGGCCCGACACATCGCGCCAGGGGCCGCGCCGCGGGTTGCGGGCCAGGCGCAGCAGGTCCAGCACGAGTTGGCCCACCATCTGCACCACATGGCGGGCGTGGTCCAGCCCGTGCAGCACCAGCACGCCCAGGTGGTCGACCTGGTCAAACAGGCGCCAGGGCGCTGGGGCGGGCGGGTTGGCAATGGTGAACTGGGCCACGCGTTCGAGCAGGGTGCGCTGCACGTCCGTCAGCGCCAGGCGCGCGGGCCAGGCACGGCCCCAGTGGTTCCACAGCAGCTGGGCGCCGACATGGTCCAGCCACTGCAGGGCGCGCAGGTCCCAGCCCAGGGCGGCGGCGGGCGCGTTGTCTTGCAGCTGGCGGCGCAGCAGCTTCCACTGCGAGCGGGTGCCCAGCTCGGCAGCACCCCAGCGGCCCTGCGGCTGCGCGCACGGTCCCTCGGGCGTGTCGGTGCGGACGATGCAGGGGGCGGCGCTGTCAGTGGTCATGTGGAAGGGCGGCACAAGCCACCGGGCAGGGCAATGGGGGTAAACGACAGAGTCAGGCATGGTAGCGGAGCCGGACGGAACCCCTTGGCACATTCTTGCGGCCCGCGCATGCAATTTTTATCAAAACACCCTCTGGCGCTTGATTGACAAACGCGAGTAGCTATTTATTTGATAGCAACAGGCATTTACCCCATCGACAGGCAACGGGCGCTCAGCACAATGGGGCGGGTAACCCATCCGTTCCATCTCCGCCCTTTCCCTATCCATGAGCGACACCCAGTTTGACTACATCATCATTGGCGGCGGCACTGCGGGTGCCCTGCTGTGCAACCGACTGAGCGCAGACGGCCGCCACCGCGTGCTGCTGGTGGAGGCGGGCCGCAAGGACGACTACCACTGGATCCACATCCCCGTGGGCTACCTGTATTGCATTGGCAACCCGCGCACCGACTGGCTGTACCACACCGAGCCCGACGCGGGCCTGAACGGCCGCACCCTGCGCTACCCGCGTGGCAAGACACTGGGCGGCTGCAGCAGCATCAACGGCATGATCTACATGCGCGGCCAGGCCCGCGACTACGACCAATGGGCCCAGCTGACGGGCGACGACAGCTGGCGCTGGGACAACGCCCTGCCCTTCTTCCGCCGCCACGAGGATCACTGGCGGCTGGACCAGCCCGAGGGCGTGAATGAAAATTTCAAACGCCTGCACGGCAACAAGGCCACCGGCAGCACGGGCGAGTGGCGGGTAGAAAAGCAGCGCCTGCGCTGGGACGTGCTGGACGCCTTTGCCCAGGCTGCGCAGGAGGCCGGCATTGCCGCCACCGATGACTTCAACCGGGGCACCAACGAGGGCGTGGGCTACTTTGAGGTGAACCAGAAAAGCGGCTGGCGCTGGAACACGGCCAAGGCCTTTTTGCGGCCCACCTGCTACGGGCGGCCCAACTTTGAGATGTGGACCAGCGCGCAGGCGGCGCAGCTCATCATCGAGACGCAGCCCGACGGACAGCACCGCTGCACCGGCGTGAAGGTGTGGGACGGCCAGCAGATGGTGACCGCCCACGCCAGCCGCGAGGTGGTGCTGAGCGCGGGCGCCGTCAACTCGCCGCAGTTGCTGCAGCTCTCGGGCATCGGGCCTGCGGCGCTGCTGCGCCAGCACGGGCTGGATGTGGCGGTGGACCTGCCTGGCGTGGGC
This genomic window contains:
- a CDS encoding ABC transporter ATP-binding protein, with the protein product MTAALHPPSSAPSPKPLFVPAHTPVHERPIVEAKGLWSVFGKGSEAFAVHQDLEFIVQRGEMLSLVGGSGTGKTVLLRQILGLARPTRGSVTVLGRPASEMGREGAASRVGMLFQHGALFSAFNVLDNVAFALREQGTLPEELVRAAALVKLQMVGLKPEHATRMPADLSGGMVKRVALARALIMDPPLLLLDEPTAGLDPSSSDDFCALVRELRSALGLTVIMVTHDLDTLFALSTRVAVLADKKVIVTGPPHEVAHFKHPFIEHFFMGERGQRAMAPLQPTAVADAAPATTAAPTPASVPHKDL
- a CDS encoding ABC transporter permease, producing the protein MTTDSAAPCIVRTDTPEGPCAQPQGRWGAAELGTRSQWKLLRRQLQDNAPAAALGWDLRALQWLDHVGAQLLWNHWGRAWPARLALTDVQRTLLERVAQFTIANPPAPAPWRLFDQVDHLGVLVLHGLDHARHVVQMVGQLVLDLLRLARNPRRGPWRDVSGHLYRMGATALPITALVGFLIGVVLAYLMSLQLRQFGAESFIVNILGISLIRELGPMLAAILVAGRSGSSITAQIGVMRVTEELDAMRVMGIPHGFRLVMPRTIALALAMPLISVWTTLAALAGGMLAADITLGISSSYFVQALPAAVKVGNLTLAMAKSVVFGGLIALIGCHWGLRVKPNTQSLGEGTTASVVTSITMVIIVDALFAVAFRNVGI
- a CDS encoding GMC family oxidoreductase, with protein sequence MSDTQFDYIIIGGGTAGALLCNRLSADGRHRVLLVEAGRKDDYHWIHIPVGYLYCIGNPRTDWLYHTEPDAGLNGRTLRYPRGKTLGGCSSINGMIYMRGQARDYDQWAQLTGDDSWRWDNALPFFRRHEDHWRLDQPEGVNENFKRLHGNKATGSTGEWRVEKQRLRWDVLDAFAQAAQEAGIAATDDFNRGTNEGVGYFEVNQKSGWRWNTAKAFLRPTCYGRPNFEMWTSAQAAQLIIETQPDGQHRCTGVKVWDGQQMVTAHASREVVLSAGAVNSPQLLQLSGIGPAALLRQHGLDVAVDLPGVGANLQDHLQIRSVFKVQGVPTLNTMANSLVGKAKIGLEYVLKRSGPMSMAPSQLGAFTRSSAEHVHPNIQYHVQPLSLDAFGEPLHSFPAFTASVCNLNPTSRGTVQIKNADFRTAPAIAPNYLSTPEDRKVAADSLRVTRRIVAQPALDKYRPEEWKPGVQYQTDADLARLAGDIATTIFHPVGTTKMGHDQDPMAVLDSQMRVRDGRGGVVHGLRVVDAGAMPTITSGNTNSPTLMMAERAAQWMVEAQRAGS